The following are encoded in a window of Centroberyx gerrardi isolate f3 chromosome 1, fCenGer3.hap1.cur.20231027, whole genome shotgun sequence genomic DNA:
- the gpib gene encoding glucose-6-phosphate isomerase b, producing MGLTQDPAFHKLQDWYTAHALNLNLRHMFDADKERFSKFSTTLKTEDGDILLDYSKNLITEEVMKMLVDLAKSRGVEAAREKMFSGEKINFTEGRAVLHVALRNRSNTPIMVGGKDVMPDVNKVLEQMKGFCHRVRSGEWKGFTGKAITDVVNIGIGGSDLGPLMVTEALKPYSKDGPRVWFVSNIDGTHIAKTLAQLNAETTLFIIASKTFTTQETITNAESAKAWFLEHAKDKAAVAKHFVALSTNGPKVKDFGIDTENMFEFWDWVGGRFSLWSAIGMAIALHIGFDNFEKLLSGAHWMDNHFRTAPLDKNAPVLLALLGIWYINFFHAETHAMLPYDQYMHRFTAYFQQGDMESNGKYITNQGTRVNYHTGPIVWGEPGTNGQHAFYQLIHQGTRMVPADFLIPAQSQHPIRDSLHHKILLANFLAQTEALMTGKTTEEAKKELEASGQSGEALDKILPHKVFQGNRPTSSIIFKKLTPYTLGALIAMYEHKIFIQGVMWEINSFDQWGVELGKQLAKKIEPELKDNAEVHSHDSSTNGLINFLKKNFA from the exons ATGGGACTCACACAGGACCCCGCCTTCCACAAGCTGCAGGACTGGTACACAGCCCATGCCTTGAACCTCAACCTGAGGCATATGTTCGATGCTGACAAGGAGAGGTTCAGCAAGTTCAG CACAACACTGAAGACTGAAGATGGAGACATTCTGCTGGATTACTCCAAGAATCTCATCACTGAGGAAGTCATGAAGATGTTGGTTGATCTG GCCAAGTCAAGAGGAGTGGAGGCTGCCAGGGAGAAGATGTTCTCTGGAGAGAAGATCAACTTCACTGAG GGCCGTGCCGTGCTCCATGTGGCTCTGAGGAACCGCTCTAACACTCCCATCATGGTTGGTGGCAAGGATGTGATGCCAGATGTCAACAAGGTTCTGGAGCAGATGAAGGGCTTCTGTCAT AGAGTTCGCAGCGGTGAGTGGAAGGGCTTCACAGGAAAGGCCATTACCGATGTTGTCAACATCGGCATCGGAGGATCTGACCTT GGCCCACTAATGGTGACTGAAGCCCTGAAGCCTTACTCGAAGGATGGGCCCCGTGTGTGGTTCGTGTCCAATATTGACGGAACGCACATCGCCAAAACCCTGGCGCAACTCAACGCTGAGACGACGCTCTTCATCATTGCATCCAAG ACATTCACCACCCAAGAGACCATTACCAATGCTGAGTCTGCCAAGGCATGGTTCCTTGAGCATGCAAAAGAT AAAGCTGCTGTTGCCAAGCACTTTGTGGCACTCTCTACCAACGGC CCCAAAGTGAAGGACTTCGGCATTGACACGGAGAACATGTTTGAGTTCTGGGAT TGGGTCGGTGGCCGTTTCTCCTTGTGGTCTGCCATTGGAATGGCCATTGCCCTGCACATTG GCTTCGACAACTTTGAGAAGCTTCTTTCAGGAGCTCACTGGATG GACAACCACTTCCGCACCGCTCCTCTGGATAAGAACGCTCCCGTCCTGCTGGCTCTGCTGGGCATCTGGTACATCAACTTCTTCCATGCTGAGACCCACGCCATGCTGCCCTACGACCAGTACATGCACCGCTTCACCGCCTACTTCCAGCAG GGTGACATGGAGTCCAATGGAAAGTACATCACCAACCAGGGGACACGTGTGAACTATCACACCGGACCCATAGTGTGGGGAGAGCCAGGAACAAACGGACAGCACGCCTTCTACCAGCTCATCCACCAAG GAACCCGCATGGTCCCTGCTGACTTCCTCATCCCAGCCCAGTCACAGCATCCCATCAGAGACAGCCTGCACCACAAG ATCCTGCTGGCCAACTTCCTGGCCCAGACAGAGGCTCTCATGACTGGTAAGACCACAGAAGAGGCCAAGAAGGAGCTGGAAGCCAGCGGCCAGAGTGGAGAGGCTCTGGACAAGATCCTGCCGCACAAA GTATTCCAAGGAAACAGACCAACCAGCTCAATCATCTTCAAGAAACTGACACCTTACACACTTGGAGCTCTTATCG CGATGTATGAACACAAAATCTTTATCCAGGGTGTCATGTGGGAGATCAACAGTTTTGACCAGTGGGG AGTCGAACTGGGCAAACAGCTGGCGAAGAAGATCGAGCCCGAGCTCAAGGATAATGCGGAGGTCCACTCCCACGACTCCTCCACCAACGGACTCATCAACTTCCTCAAGAAAAACTTTGCCTAA